In the genome of Desulfovibrionales bacterium, the window AACAATACCATAAGCATGCTTTTGGTATTGGCAGCGTAACCGGGTTTCTGGTTGCCATTGTGCTGACCTTAAGAGATACTCCCCACTCCTAACCGGCCCGGTCAGATTGAAGCTCCCCGTCCGCCCTTGTGCGGGACTTGGCTGGCAAGCAGCGGGGAATGCGCTTGCTATGCATCTTCAGGAAGAAATTCCTCCCGTAATTCTTTAATCTCTCTCAAGTCCTGGAAAAATCCAACACTCCCTATAGGTTTGTCGGCCTCATAGAGTATCGCACCTGAAATTCGCACCGGTACTGGTTCACCGTTTTTCCCTAGGATAGATGTATGTTCTTCGGTAAAGATATCGTCTCCTCTGTCTTTTTTACCGGAAAAGACATCGGCAATCTTTTGCATTATCTTTTCAGGATAGATGTCATTGGCCTTCTTTGTACTTTTGGCTTCATCCTGGCTGTACCCAAAGATATTTTCCGCGGTAGGATTAAATACTACAATATTCCCCTCGTTATCCGTGGCAATAATTCCCTCGATCCAGCGCTGTATAAGTTTACTTTCGAATTCATATCTCCTTCTTATTTCTTCGGCAACTTCCTTTACCATGGCCT includes:
- a CDS encoding response regulator → MAKLLLIDDEEGIRKILGMSLRSDGYEVVTAEDGRQGLDLFREGRFPIVLTDLKMPELDGIEVLKRIKEIEPSAEVIIITGHGNMEAAVQSLYLGASNFVTKPVNDQILSAALKKAEQRVEMDRMLRDCTQNLEAMVKEVAEEIRRRYEFESKLIQRWIEGIIATDNEGNIVVFNPTAENIFGYSQDEAKSTKKANDIYPEKIMQKIADVFSGKKDRGDDIFTEEHTSILGKNGEPVPVRISGAILYEADKPIGSVGFFQDLREIKELREEFLPEDA